The following are from one region of the Phycisphaerae bacterium genome:
- a CDS encoding LacI family transcriptional regulator — MAVTIQQIADACGLAKSTVKNILSSQGGAYSEQTRQRVLEAAKRCGYEPSRLGRHFRSRRLPAVGVLAPELTDPFAAELLDGLTRRLAAMDLEVMVGLPLDSSAGATGERLRSFLSWRLGGLVIVGYGPEAIGREDLERAMGSTAVVTVADEAWPSCSTVHGDRQAAARLAVEHLQTLGHQRIGLLADDNEKTRLVREELERVGSELGDRDIVGKADADADGWFDLGKRFAVAPDRPSAVFAWSPPAAGRFAAGFLAEGGRIPADLSIVVHSRTRTDEAAGLPLTAAGAPVDRLAEATVDLLQRAMAAQKADGPFAEQVRVEPELIVRRSSGRSPVQVPAEPPTARPEPRTEKIRSLLAAQWTDKQRKRE, encoded by the coding sequence TTGGCAGTGACCATTCAGCAGATCGCCGACGCGTGCGGGTTAGCCAAGAGCACGGTCAAGAACATCCTTTCGTCGCAGGGGGGGGCGTACTCGGAGCAGACCCGTCAGCGGGTGCTGGAGGCGGCCAAGCGGTGCGGGTACGAGCCGAGCCGGCTGGGGCGGCATTTCCGGAGCCGGCGACTCCCGGCGGTCGGGGTACTGGCGCCGGAGTTGACCGATCCATTCGCGGCGGAGCTGCTCGACGGTCTGACCAGGCGCCTTGCGGCGATGGACCTGGAGGTGATGGTGGGCCTGCCGCTGGACAGCTCAGCCGGCGCGACCGGCGAGCGTCTTCGGTCGTTTCTTTCGTGGCGGCTGGGCGGCTTGGTGATCGTCGGGTACGGTCCGGAAGCGATCGGGCGCGAAGACTTGGAGCGGGCCATGGGCTCGACGGCCGTGGTCACGGTGGCCGACGAGGCGTGGCCGTCGTGCTCCACCGTCCACGGCGACCGGCAAGCGGCGGCCCGGCTGGCCGTCGAACACCTTCAGACCCTGGGCCACCAGCGGATCGGTCTGCTGGCCGACGACAACGAGAAGACGCGGTTGGTCCGCGAAGAACTTGAACGGGTGGGGTCGGAACTGGGCGACCGCGATATCGTTGGGAAGGCCGACGCGGACGCCGATGGATGGTTTGATCTGGGCAAGCGGTTCGCCGTCGCGCCGGATCGACCGAGCGCGGTCTTCGCGTGGTCGCCGCCGGCGGCTGGGCGATTCGCCGCGGGCTTTCTGGCTGAAGGCGGACGGATTCCCGCGGACCTCTCAATCGTCGTCCACAGCCGCACGCGGACGGACGAGGCGGCGGGCTTGCCGCTGACCGCGGCGGGCGCGCCAGTCGACCGGCTGGCGGAGGCGACGGTGGACCTGTTGCAGCGGGCGATGGCCGCCCAGAAAGCGGATGGACCATTCGCCGAACAGGTCCGGGTCGAACCGGAACTGATCGTCCGGCGCAGCAGCGGCCGCTCGCCGGTCCAGGTGCCCGCCGAGCCGCCGACCGCGCGGCCGGAGCCGAGAACGGAGAAGATTCGAAGCCTCCTCGCCGCCCAGTGGACCGATAAGCAGCGCAAGCGCGAATAG
- a CDS encoding prepilin-type N-terminal cleavage/methylation domain-containing protein has translation MNNRTITRRRCFTLIELLVVVAIIAVLVAILLPALGEARRQAMRTQCQARLHQTALVVRLYADDHQDRVWLTPTYASWHGWPYYIPSMAWILEPYLDGDWKDHLHCPAAAGKPGGNAADGLDYGGSCSSEDFGQPPAGHRKPFKLIDYAHRAIVSDRFWSWGSSVANHWHETGINVLWGDGGVRWFDDRSRALLDLVNRPDSGYYYVTVAFDQISGGGP, from the coding sequence ATGAACAACAGAACCATCACAAGGCGGCGGTGTTTCACCCTCATCGAACTGCTCGTGGTCGTGGCGATCATCGCGGTGCTGGTGGCGATCCTCCTGCCCGCCCTCGGCGAGGCCCGACGGCAGGCGATGCGCACGCAGTGCCAGGCGAGACTTCATCAGACCGCCTTGGTGGTGCGGCTCTACGCGGACGATCATCAGGACCGGGTCTGGTTGACGCCGACTTACGCAAGCTGGCATGGCTGGCCGTACTACATCCCTTCGATGGCGTGGATCCTGGAGCCGTACCTGGATGGCGATTGGAAGGACCACCTGCACTGCCCAGCCGCGGCGGGCAAACCCGGCGGCAACGCCGCCGACGGACTCGATTACGGCGGAAGCTGTTCATCGGAGGATTTCGGCCAGCCGCCGGCGGGGCACCGCAAGCCGTTCAAGCTGATCGACTACGCCCACCGGGCGATCGTATCCGACCGTTTCTGGTCGTGGGGGTCCAGCGTCGCCAACCACTGGCATGAGACCGGCATCAACGTCCTGTGGGGCGACGGCGGGGTGCGGTGGTTCGATGACCGCAGCCGGGCCCTGCTAGACCTGGTGAACCGCCCGGACAGCGGGTACTACTACGTGACGGTGGCGTTCGATCAGATCAGCGGCGGCGGCCCCTAG
- a CDS encoding LacI family transcriptional regulator produces the protein MVTISDISRQFGVSPMTVSNALNNRKGVSADKAAAIRDYAQRMGYRPAYMARSLLRGKTDMIGLCLRDTPEDPWLAGLIHRIQEGLHQAGYHLNLIIAHDGLEHQRWAIDRFKEFRVDAAIVGPLGFRQQYDALAERLAGLPCALAFDAIEPLPIDHVKLDTHAGAKLAVDHLVSRGHRTIGLLNTNSNERDRPLLPTRHTGFIEAMARHGLEVRQEWILCLADPYADPEQPLREFLASGRPQPSAWFCHNDWHAAHAVRVLQEFDLNVPRDVSIVGFDNQPVAELILPGITSIGFDVAVYARRIVEMVVAGVARTRDGGRDRQGAVRQFQLAPYLIERHSVADLKAAEA, from the coding sequence ATGGTAACGATCAGTGACATCAGCCGCCAGTTCGGGGTTTCGCCCATGACGGTCAGCAACGCCCTGAACAACCGCAAGGGCGTCTCTGCGGACAAGGCCGCAGCCATCCGCGACTACGCCCAGCGAATGGGCTACCGCCCGGCCTACATGGCCCGGTCCCTGCTTCGCGGCAAGACCGACATGATCGGCCTGTGCCTGCGCGACACGCCCGAGGACCCCTGGCTGGCCGGGCTGATCCACCGCATTCAGGAGGGGCTCCACCAGGCCGGCTACCATCTGAACCTGATCATCGCCCACGACGGCCTCGAACACCAGCGGTGGGCCATCGACCGATTCAAGGAGTTCCGAGTCGACGCCGCCATCGTCGGGCCGCTGGGCTTTCGGCAGCAGTACGATGCCCTGGCCGAGCGGCTGGCCGGTTTGCCCTGCGCGCTGGCGTTCGACGCGATCGAACCGCTGCCGATCGACCACGTCAAACTCGACACCCACGCCGGAGCGAAGCTGGCGGTGGACCACCTGGTTTCCCGCGGCCACCGGACCATCGGCCTTCTGAACACCAACTCCAACGAACGGGACCGCCCATTACTGCCGACCCGCCACACAGGATTCATCGAGGCGATGGCCCGTCACGGCTTGGAGGTCCGCCAGGAGTGGATTCTCTGTCTCGCCGACCCGTACGCCGATCCGGAACAGCCGCTGCGGGAATTTCTCGCCTCGGGACGCCCGCAGCCGAGCGCGTGGTTCTGCCACAACGATTGGCACGCCGCCCATGCGGTGCGGGTGTTGCAGGAATTCGATCTCAATGTTCCCCGCGACGTTTCAATCGTCGGGTTCGACAATCAGCCGGTGGCCGAGCTGATCCTGCCCGGGATCACGAGCATCGGGTTCGACGTGGCGGTCTACGCCCGCCGGATCGTCGAGATGGTGGTGGCGGGGGTCGCCAGAACGCGCGACGGCGGCCGCGATCGGCAGGGCGCCGTCCGGCAGTTTCAACTGGCCCCGTACCTGATCGAGCGTCACAGCGTGGCGGACCTTAAGGCGGCTGAGGCATGA